A DNA window from Roseovarius sp. Pro17 contains the following coding sequences:
- a CDS encoding TIGR03862 family flavoprotein: protein MQNSPEALVIGAGPAGLMAAEALANAGHSVTVAEAKPSPARKFLMAGKSGLNLTKAEGLDAFLAAYGEGSQWLHPILTAIGPEEVQEWARGLDQPLFTGSTGRIFPKAMKASPLLRAWLARLEGSGVRIQRRWRWQGWENDAVLMDTPEGVRRLTPRTTILACGGASWARLGSDGAWAGPLLDQVTPFLPANMGFAVSWTPHMQRHMGAPVKGIALSAGAQTSRGEIVITRAGIEGGGIYEVSRAMRQGAPLLLDLVPDLGVDELRKRLSRSRGKNSMANHLRKTLKWAPEKQALLMEFARPLPDDLAPLIKALPVTHQGPLPMDQAISTAGGLRLDALDADLMLKDRPGTFAAGEMLDWEAPTGGYLITACLATGLHAGRGAAAWLAR, encoded by the coding sequence ATGCAAAACTCCCCCGAGGCACTGGTAATCGGCGCAGGCCCCGCCGGGCTGATGGCGGCCGAGGCGCTGGCAAACGCAGGTCATTCGGTGACGGTGGCCGAGGCCAAGCCGTCGCCCGCGCGCAAGTTCCTCATGGCTGGAAAATCAGGCCTAAACCTGACCAAGGCCGAAGGCTTGGACGCCTTCCTTGCTGCTTATGGTGAGGGGTCGCAATGGTTGCACCCCATCCTCACCGCCATCGGGCCAGAGGAAGTGCAGGAATGGGCGCGGGGATTGGACCAGCCGCTATTTACCGGCTCGACCGGGCGGATTTTTCCCAAGGCAATGAAGGCCTCACCCCTTCTGCGCGCGTGGCTCGCACGGCTGGAAGGCTCAGGCGTGCGGATTCAGCGGCGCTGGCGCTGGCAAGGCTGGGAAAACGATGCCGTGCTGATGGACACGCCTGAGGGAGTGCGCCGCCTGACACCGCGCACAACGATCCTCGCCTGCGGCGGAGCCAGCTGGGCGCGGCTGGGATCGGACGGCGCGTGGGCCGGCCCCCTGCTGGATCAGGTCACCCCGTTTCTGCCCGCAAATATGGGCTTTGCGGTCAGTTGGACGCCGCATATGCAGCGCCACATGGGCGCACCAGTCAAGGGGATCGCGCTCAGCGCCGGGGCGCAGACCTCGCGAGGCGAAATCGTGATCACGCGCGCAGGGATCGAGGGCGGCGGCATATACGAAGTCTCGCGCGCCATGCGGCAGGGCGCACCTCTGCTGCTGGATCTAGTGCCCGACCTAGGCGTGGACGAATTGCGCAAGCGTCTCAGCCGCTCACGGGGCAAGAACAGCATGGCCAATCACCTGCGCAAGACGTTGAAATGGGCGCCGGAAAAGCAGGCGCTGTTGATGGAATTCGCGCGCCCCTTGCCAGACGATCTGGCCCCTCTGATCAAGGCGCTGCCGGTGACGCACCAAGGTCCGCTACCCATGGATCAGGCCATTTCGACCGCAGGCGGTCTGCGGCTGGATGCACTGGACGCGGACCTGATGCTAAAGGACCGCCCCGGCACCTTCGCGGCGGGTGAAATGCTGGATTGGGAGGCGCCTACAGGTGGCTATCTGATCACCGCCTGCCTTGCTACAGGCCTGCACGCGGGGCGCGGCGCGGCAGCTTGGCTGGCGCGCTAA
- the gpmI gene encoding 2,3-bisphosphoglycerate-independent phosphoglycerate mutase: protein MTTPKPVVLCILDGWGLSEAEAGNAPRLARTPNFDAAMATCPNATLITHGLEVGLPEGQMGNSEVGHLNIGAGRVIEMDLRRIDRAIETGTFNALPGVRRFADAMRASGGTAHLLGVLSDGGVHSHIGHMIAAAHALAAEGIPVAIHAFTDGRDVAQISAKSYLEELNDALPKGARIATVSGRYYAMDRDNRWERVALAYSAIAAGEGYVADTAAEAIDNAYGKGRTDEFIKPRVLGDYAGMRDGDGLMCLNFRADRAREIVASFADPEFNHFETGRRPKFAIVSGFTAYSSRHATYMDCIFPDEMPENTLSVWVAKHGRRQFHIAETEKYPHVTFFLNGGREEPEPGEDRYMAPSPHVATYDMQPEMSAREVTDHLISAIEARYDLIVVNYANPDMVGHSGDLAAAIVACETVDTELGRVIAALEKVGGAMIVTADHGNCEEMIDPVSGAPHTAHTTNPVPVILIGGPEGAALASGRLSDLAPTLLTLMDLDVPSEMTGRSLIVTAAAQIARGRTA from the coding sequence ATGACAACCCCGAAACCTGTCGTTCTGTGTATTCTCGACGGCTGGGGTCTGTCCGAGGCTGAGGCAGGGAATGCACCTCGCCTTGCCCGCACACCTAATTTCGACGCCGCGATGGCGACATGCCCCAATGCCACATTGATCACGCACGGGCTGGAGGTAGGCCTGCCCGAGGGGCAGATGGGCAATTCCGAGGTCGGACATCTGAACATCGGAGCTGGCCGCGTGATCGAGATGGATCTGCGCCGCATCGACCGCGCGATCGAGACTGGCACGTTCAACGCCCTGCCCGGCGTACGCCGCTTTGCCGACGCCATGCGCGCCTCGGGCGGCACCGCACATCTGCTGGGCGTACTGTCCGACGGGGGCGTCCATTCGCATATAGGGCATATGATCGCCGCCGCGCACGCGCTGGCCGCCGAGGGTATTCCGGTGGCTATTCATGCCTTTACCGACGGGCGCGACGTGGCGCAAATTTCGGCCAAGTCCTATCTCGAAGAGTTGAACGACGCCCTCCCTAAAGGCGCGCGCATCGCCACCGTTTCGGGGCGCTACTATGCCATGGATCGCGACAACCGGTGGGAGCGTGTGGCACTAGCCTACAGCGCCATCGCCGCGGGCGAGGGATACGTCGCAGACACCGCCGCCGAGGCCATCGACAACGCGTATGGCAAGGGACGCACAGACGAATTCATCAAGCCGCGCGTGCTGGGCGATTACGCCGGAATGCGGGACGGTGACGGTCTGATGTGCCTCAATTTCCGCGCCGATCGCGCGCGCGAAATAGTGGCCTCTTTCGCTGACCCTGAGTTCAACCATTTCGAGACAGGGCGACGCCCAAAATTCGCCATCGTCTCTGGTTTTACCGCCTATTCGTCACGCCACGCGACCTACATGGACTGCATATTTCCCGACGAGATGCCGGAAAATACGCTTAGCGTCTGGGTCGCAAAACATGGGCGCCGTCAGTTCCACATTGCCGAGACAGAGAAATATCCGCACGTCACCTTTTTCCTGAACGGCGGACGCGAGGAGCCTGAGCCGGGCGAAGATCGCTACATGGCCCCCTCGCCGCATGTCGCCACCTACGACATGCAGCCCGAAATGTCGGCGCGGGAGGTCACCGATCATCTCATCAGCGCCATCGAGGCCCGCTACGATCTGATCGTGGTGAACTACGCAAATCCCGACATGGTCGGCCATTCCGGCGATCTGGCTGCGGCCATCGTCGCCTGCGAGACAGTGGATACAGAGCTGGGCCGCGTTATTGCGGCGCTGGAAAAAGTGGGCGGCGCGATGATCGTTACTGCGGATCATGGCAATTGCGAAGAGATGATCGACCCCGTCAGCGGCGCACCACATACGGCCCATACCACCAATCCCGTGCCAGTCATCCTGATCGGCGGCCCCGAGGGTGCCGCACTGGCATCGGGGCGGTTGAGCGATCTGGCGCCTACCCTGCTCACGCTTATGGATCTTGATGTGCCCTCTGAAATGACGGGCCGCTCGCTGATCGTGACGGCGGCGGCTCAGATCGCAAGAGGGCGGACTGCATGA
- the yghU gene encoding glutathione-dependent disulfide-bond oxidoreductase, whose product MADDTYTPPEVWTWDAESGGQFASTNRPIAGPTHDKELPTGKHPFQLYSLATPNGVKVTVMFEELLAAGHDAEYDAWLIDIGEGDQFGSGFVDINPNSKIPALLDRSRETPVRVFESGSILMHLAEKYGAFLPASGPSRTETLNWLFWQMGSAPYLGGGFGHFYQYAPEKYEYPINRFAMEAKRQLDVLDRALAERDFIAGESYSIADMAIWPWYGQLALGRTYGDAGTFLDVESYEHLQRWAKAIDARPAVQRGRMVNRSVGEPETQLHERHDAADFDTQTQDKIGEGS is encoded by the coding sequence ATGGCCGACGACACTTACACCCCGCCCGAGGTCTGGACATGGGACGCCGAAAGCGGCGGCCAGTTCGCCAGCACCAACCGCCCCATCGCAGGCCCGACCCATGACAAGGAACTGCCGACAGGCAAGCATCCCTTCCAGCTCTATTCGCTGGCGACGCCGAACGGGGTCAAGGTCACGGTCATGTTCGAGGAACTACTGGCCGCAGGCCATGATGCCGAATACGACGCCTGGCTGATAGATATCGGTGAGGGCGACCAGTTTGGTAGCGGCTTCGTGGACATCAACCCGAATTCGAAAATTCCCGCACTTCTCGATCGCTCGCGGGAAACCCCTGTCCGCGTCTTTGAGAGCGGGTCGATCCTGATGCATCTGGCGGAAAAATATGGCGCCTTCCTGCCTGCGTCCGGCCCCTCGCGAACTGAAACACTCAACTGGCTCTTTTGGCAGATGGGCAGCGCGCCTTACCTTGGCGGTGGTTTTGGCCACTTCTATCAGTACGCACCCGAGAAATACGAATACCCCATCAATCGCTTTGCAATGGAGGCCAAGCGCCAGCTTGATGTGCTGGACCGGGCACTGGCCGAGCGTGATTTTATAGCAGGCGAAAGCTATTCAATCGCCGACATGGCGATCTGGCCGTGGTACGGGCAACTCGCACTGGGGCGCACCTATGGCGACGCGGGCACATTCCTTGATGTGGAGAGCTATGAACACCTCCAGCGTTGGGCAAAAGCGATCGACGCGCGCCCGGCAGTCCAGCGGGGCCGCATGGTAAACCGTAGTGTCGGCGAGCCGGAAACGCAGCTGCACGAACGCCACGATGCTGCGGATTTCGACACGCAGACCCAGGACAAGATTGGCGAGGGTAGCTAA
- a CDS encoding S41 family peptidase, producing MKKFLMAAGAGTLAGVIVTTQIAAPLMAQETKRNTNVYEQLDLFGDIFERIRAQYVEEVDEGDLIEAAINGMLTSLDPHSSYLPPEDAEDMQVQTRGEFGGLGIEVTQEEGFVKVVSPIDGTPAFNAGVEAGDYITHVDGESVLGLNLDQAVDMMRGPVGSEIVITMVREGEAEPFDLSIVRDTIKVTAVRARTEQKAVVLRVSSFSDQTYENLEDGLAEEIEKAGGIDKINGIVIDLRNNPGGLLNQAIAVSDAFLEKGEIVSTRGREAQDGERFNATPGDLAEGKPIVVLINGGSASASEIVAGALQDHHRAVVVGTRSFGKGSVQTVMPLRGDGAMRLTTSRYYTPSGRSIQALGVSPDILVAQPRRKPESEEEESNVPPLLRSEADLRGSLDNDSLTEDEILHIEETRERAEESAKLREEDYQLAYAIDILKGLTTLNGSK from the coding sequence ATGAAGAAATTCCTGATGGCCGCCGGCGCTGGCACCCTTGCCGGCGTGATCGTCACCACGCAGATCGCCGCCCCCCTCATGGCGCAGGAGACCAAGCGCAATACTAACGTCTATGAGCAACTGGACCTGTTCGGAGACATATTCGAGCGGATTCGCGCTCAGTATGTCGAGGAGGTTGATGAGGGCGATCTGATTGAGGCTGCGATCAACGGGATGCTCACCTCGCTTGATCCCCATTCCAGCTACCTGCCGCCCGAAGATGCCGAGGATATGCAAGTGCAGACGCGCGGCGAGTTCGGCGGCCTCGGTATTGAGGTCACTCAGGAAGAGGGCTTCGTCAAGGTCGTATCACCCATCGACGGCACGCCCGCCTTCAACGCGGGCGTCGAGGCGGGCGACTATATCACCCATGTCGACGGCGAGAGCGTGCTGGGCCTCAACCTTGATCAGGCGGTGGACATGATGCGCGGCCCGGTCGGCAGCGAGATCGTCATCACGATGGTGCGCGAGGGCGAGGCCGAGCCGTTCGATCTGTCCATCGTGCGCGACACGATCAAGGTCACTGCAGTGCGCGCGCGCACCGAACAGAAGGCCGTGGTGCTGCGCGTCTCCAGCTTCAGCGACCAGACCTATGAGAACCTTGAGGACGGCCTCGCCGAAGAGATCGAAAAGGCTGGCGGCATCGACAAGATTAACGGGATAGTCATTGATCTGCGCAACAACCCCGGTGGCCTGCTGAACCAAGCGATTGCGGTTTCGGATGCCTTCCTCGAAAAGGGCGAGATCGTCAGCACGCGCGGCCGCGAGGCGCAGGATGGCGAACGTTTCAACGCAACGCCTGGCGATCTGGCCGAGGGCAAACCGATCGTCGTTCTGATCAACGGTGGCTCGGCCTCGGCGTCCGAAATCGTCGCCGGTGCATTGCAGGATCACCACCGCGCGGTCGTTGTCGGCACCAGAAGCTTTGGCAAGGGGTCGGTCCAGACCGTCATGCCGCTGCGCGGTGATGGTGCCATGCGCCTGACCACCTCGCGCTACTACACGCCCTCGGGCCGCTCGATCCAGGCACTTGGCGTGTCGCCCGACATTCTGGTCGCGCAGCCCCGCCGCAAACCCGAGAGCGAAGAAGAGGAAAGCAACGTGCCGCCCCTGCTGCGGTCCGAGGCCGATCTGCGCGGCAGCCTCGACAATGACAGCCTGACCGAGGATGAAATCCTCCACATCGAAGAGACCCGCGAGCGCGCCGAAGAAAGCGCCAAGCTGCGCGAAGAGGATTATCAACTGGCCTATGCCATCGACATCCTCAAGGGCCTTACCACGTTGAACGGCTCAAAGTGA
- a CDS encoding DUF2794 domain-containing protein: MSYQSLSPIGGHHDQIAFHRTELGVILSIYGRMVAAGEWRDYGISCLREVAVFSVFRHTAEHPLYRIEKRPKLRGKQGQYAVIGMDGQILKRGADLRQVLRVLERKLIRAID; encoded by the coding sequence ATGAGTTATCAATCGCTCTCTCCCATTGGCGGCCATCACGATCAGATCGCATTCCATCGTACGGAACTGGGCGTGATCCTGTCGATCTATGGCCGTATGGTTGCTGCGGGCGAATGGCGCGACTACGGCATCTCGTGCCTGCGCGAGGTGGCGGTTTTTTCCGTTTTTCGCCACACGGCTGAACATCCACTATACCGCATCGAAAAACGGCCCAAACTGCGCGGCAAACAGGGGCAATACGCAGTGATCGGCATGGATGGGCAAATATTGAAGCGCGGCGCCGATCTGCGTCAGGTTTTGCGCGTGCTGGAACGCAAGCTGATCCGCGCAATAGATTGA
- the hemC gene encoding hydroxymethylbilane synthase, with protein MTLQLPTPMAPLKLGTRGSPLALAQANETRARLAAAHDLPFEAFEIVAIKTTGDRIIDRPLKEIGGKGLFTREIEEALLSGAIDIAVHSMKDMPTLQPGGLLLDTYLPREDVRDGFVSPGYATLADLPERALVGTSSLRRKAQVLVAYPHLEVVEFRGNVQTRLKKLDDGVATCTFLAMAGLNRLGRADVAQSALDPSEMLPAIAQGAIGIERREGDSRVAEMLSAIHDEMTGQRLAAERAFLAALDGSCETPLAGLAELNGTTLHLRGEVLRPDGSQSIKDSRSAPIADGAALGRAMAEDMLKEAGPGFFDWRD; from the coding sequence ATGACATTGCAATTGCCTACCCCTATGGCCCCGTTGAAACTGGGCACGCGCGGCTCGCCGCTTGCCCTAGCGCAGGCGAACGAGACGCGCGCGCGCCTTGCCGCCGCGCATGATCTGCCGTTTGAGGCGTTCGAGATCGTGGCGATCAAAACCACTGGTGACAGGATCATCGACCGCCCGTTGAAAGAGATCGGCGGCAAGGGATTGTTCACCCGTGAGATCGAAGAGGCGCTGCTGTCCGGCGCGATCGACATCGCCGTCCATTCGATGAAAGACATGCCGACATTGCAACCCGGTGGCCTGCTATTGGACACCTATCTGCCGCGCGAGGATGTGCGCGACGGCTTCGTTTCGCCCGGTTACGCCACGCTGGCCGATCTGCCCGAGCGGGCATTGGTCGGCACGTCGTCGCTGCGACGAAAGGCGCAGGTTCTGGTGGCCTATCCGCATCTGGAGGTGGTTGAATTTCGCGGCAACGTGCAGACCCGCCTGAAGAAACTTGACGATGGCGTGGCCACCTGCACCTTTCTCGCCATGGCGGGGCTGAATCGGCTGGGCCGCGCGGACGTGGCGCAAAGCGCGCTTGATCCGTCCGAAATGCTGCCCGCCATCGCGCAGGGCGCTATCGGGATCGAGCGACGCGAGGGTGACTCCCGGGTTGCCGAAATGCTGAGTGCCATTCATGATGAAATGACGGGTCAGCGGCTGGCTGCCGAGCGCGCGTTTCTGGCAGCGCTCGATGGCTCTTGCGAGACTCCTCTTGCGGGATTGGCCGAGCTGAACGGCACGACCCTGCATCTGCGCGGCGAGGTGCTGCGCCCGGATGGATCGCAGAGCATCAAGGACTCGCGCAGCGCACCGATTGCGGATGGTGCCGCGCTGGGCCGAGCGATGGCAGAGGACATGCTGAAAGAGGCGGGTCCGGGCTTCTTTGACTGGCGCGATTGA
- a CDS encoding LysE family translocator, with the protein MPLDTYLLYLAAVAVFFATPPDTSQLLIISNAIRHGLRRSMWTVLGDLSANAIQMTAAAFGLAAIIATSATAFAWIKWLGVAYLAWIGLQLILSKGETPSAKAPQGSVARLFRQGFFTSMANPFAVVFFGALFPQFIDPTAPVLPQLAILGATYLVVDGTILMLWGWLGTRAAGALRGARANRFCGALMLTGAGLLALKDMRPTR; encoded by the coding sequence ATGCCGCTTGATACCTACCTACTCTACCTCGCCGCCGTCGCCGTGTTCTTTGCCACGCCCCCCGATACCAGTCAGCTTCTTATCATCTCGAACGCTATCCGCCACGGCCTGCGCCGCAGCATGTGGACGGTGCTGGGCGATCTTTCGGCCAACGCGATTCAGATGACCGCCGCCGCCTTCGGCCTTGCTGCGATCATCGCCACGTCGGCCACCGCATTTGCCTGGATCAAATGGCTGGGGGTGGCATACCTTGCGTGGATCGGCCTGCAACTGATCCTGTCCAAAGGCGAAACGCCAAGCGCCAAGGCACCCCAGGGCAGCGTCGCGCGCCTCTTTCGTCAAGGCTTCTTTACATCGATGGCCAACCCGTTCGCAGTGGTGTTTTTTGGCGCATTATTCCCCCAATTCATCGACCCCACAGCGCCAGTCCTGCCGCAACTGGCAATCCTCGGCGCGACATATCTCGTTGTTGATGGTACGATCCTGATGCTCTGGGGTTGGCTGGGCACACGCGCGGCGGGTGCGCTACGCGGCGCGCGGGCAAACAGATTCTGCGGTGCGTTGATGCTGACAGGCGCGGGCCTGCTCGCGCTGAAGGATATGCGCCCGACCCGCTGA
- a CDS encoding RNA pyrophosphohydrolase, whose amino-acid sequence MTPDQFASLPYRPCVGVMLVNKDGHVFVGQRIDTDQPAWQMPQGGIDVGEDARTAALRELVEETGVTADLVRIESETADWVRYDLPPDLAARMWKGRYRGQEQKWFLARFQGEDAQIAIQTAHPEFSEWRWLPPGDLVASIVPFKRAVYAAVLTEFEGLL is encoded by the coding sequence ATGACCCCGGATCAATTTGCCAGCTTGCCCTACCGCCCTTGCGTGGGCGTAATGTTGGTCAACAAGGACGGTCATGTTTTTGTCGGTCAGCGCATAGACACCGATCAGCCTGCTTGGCAGATGCCCCAAGGCGGGATCGACGTCGGCGAGGACGCGCGCACCGCCGCCCTGCGCGAACTGGTCGAGGAAACCGGAGTTACCGCCGATCTGGTCCGCATAGAAAGCGAGACAGCAGATTGGGTGCGCTACGATCTGCCGCCCGATCTGGCGGCGCGCATGTGGAAGGGCCGCTATCGCGGGCAGGAGCAAAAGTGGTTTCTGGCGCGGTTTCAAGGCGAAGATGCCCAGATAGCAATCCAGACCGCGCATCCAGAATTTTCTGAATGGCGCTGGTTGCCGCCCGGCGATCTGGTTGCCAGTATCGTTCCGTTCAAACGCGCGGTCTACGCCGCCGTTCTAACCGAATTCGAAGGCTTGCTATGA
- the hemE gene encoding uroporphyrinogen decarboxylase, with protein sequence MANPKTDKTILRALAGETLPTPPIWMMRQAGRYLPEYKATRAKAGDFLSLCYNPELATEVTLQPIRRFGFDAAILFADILLIPQALGADLWFVTGEGPRLSTITGEAELAQLRGVDDIHETLSPIYQTVRNLRQELPKETTLIGFAGAPWTVATYMIAGKGTPDQGPAHELKGTHPAVFDALIERLTEATIEYLSAQIEAGAEVVKLFDSWAGSLNGPDFDRYALEPTKRIITALKKRHPDTPVIAFPRQAKDAYIGFAKATGADCVAVDDSVTAEWVAEHVQPGGCVQGNLASSHMVTGGDALVSQTRRIVQALRNGPHIFNLGHGITPDANPDNVQLMIDTVRET encoded by the coding sequence ATGGCCAATCCAAAAACTGACAAGACGATACTGCGCGCTTTGGCGGGCGAGACATTGCCGACGCCCCCCATCTGGATGATGCGTCAGGCGGGCCGCTACCTGCCCGAATACAAGGCAACGCGCGCCAAGGCAGGGGATTTCCTGTCGCTATGCTACAATCCGGAATTGGCCACCGAGGTGACGTTGCAGCCCATCCGGCGCTTTGGTTTCGACGCCGCGATCCTATTCGCCGATATCCTGCTGATCCCGCAGGCTTTGGGCGCGGACCTCTGGTTTGTCACCGGCGAGGGGCCGCGCCTCAGCACCATCACCGGCGAGGCCGAGTTGGCGCAACTGCGCGGTGTGGACGACATCCACGAAACGCTGTCGCCGATCTATCAGACGGTGCGCAACCTGCGTCAGGAACTGCCCAAAGAGACAACCCTGATCGGGTTCGCTGGCGCGCCGTGGACAGTCGCGACCTACATGATTGCTGGCAAAGGCACCCCCGACCAAGGCCCTGCGCATGAGTTGAAAGGCACGCACCCAGCGGTCTTTGACGCGCTGATCGAGCGGCTGACCGAAGCGACGATCGAGTATCTCAGCGCCCAGATCGAGGCGGGCGCCGAGGTGGTCAAGCTGTTCGACAGCTGGGCTGGGTCGCTGAACGGCCCCGATTTCGACCGCTACGCCCTAGAGCCGACCAAGCGCATTATCACCGCGCTGAAAAAACGCCACCCGGACACGCCTGTCATCGCCTTTCCACGTCAGGCCAAAGATGCCTATATCGGTTTTGCCAAGGCAACCGGCGCCGATTGCGTTGCAGTGGACGATTCCGTCACCGCCGAATGGGTGGCTGAGCATGTTCAGCCCGGCGGCTGCGTGCAGGGCAATCTGGCGTCATCGCACATGGTCACCGGCGGTGACGCATTGGTCAGCCAGACGCGGCGCATCGTCCAAGCGTTGCGGAATGGCCCGCATATTTTCAACCTCGGGCATGGTATCACGCCTGATGCGAACCCCGATAACGTGCAACTGATGATCGACACGGTGCGGGAAACCTGA
- a CDS encoding peptidase M23, translating into MRRARLAPLICTAILALTPAAALAQVDPGADARAASDLLAKATRALDEADGAASRVKALSQTVRAFEAGLRAMRVGMRQAAIAAQTLERDLASRDAEISQLLGVLSSINTTPAPVTLLHPAGPVGTARSGMLLADVTPALNARAAVLRANLEELASLRALQQSAARKLTEGLAAAQEARTRLSQAIADREDLPRRFTEDPVKTALLIASTESLDGFASGLSQIAVGEAPGSLPGIEDRKGSLPLPVEGRILRRAGEADAAGITRPGIVMAAPPRALVTTPAAATLRYHGPLLDYGNVAILEPQSGILLVFAGMDVVYGEIGQVLPGGSPVGLMGGLGAPGGQADDEIVPPELLEAATEWTQTLYIEVRQGDTAVDPALWFKTDKDE; encoded by the coding sequence ATGAGACGCGCGCGCCTCGCGCCGTTGATCTGCACTGCCATTCTGGCACTTACTCCTGCAGCCGCGCTGGCGCAGGTCGATCCTGGTGCCGATGCGCGCGCCGCGTCGGATCTATTGGCCAAAGCGACCCGCGCCCTTGACGAGGCGGACGGCGCGGCGAGTCGTGTCAAGGCGCTCAGCCAGACGGTGCGCGCCTTTGAGGCGGGCTTGCGCGCGATGCGCGTTGGAATGCGGCAGGCGGCGATAGCGGCACAGACGCTGGAGCGCGACCTCGCTTCGCGCGACGCCGAGATCTCGCAGCTGTTGGGCGTACTCAGCTCAATCAACACGACGCCCGCGCCGGTGACGTTGCTACATCCCGCCGGGCCGGTCGGCACTGCACGCTCGGGGATGTTGCTGGCAGATGTGACGCCTGCGCTGAACGCGCGCGCTGCTGTCCTGCGCGCCAATCTGGAAGAACTAGCCAGCCTGCGCGCCCTCCAGCAAAGTGCCGCGCGCAAGCTGACCGAGGGCCTCGCCGCCGCGCAGGAGGCGCGCACCCGCCTCAGTCAGGCCATCGCCGATCGCGAGGATCTGCCACGCCGCTTTACCGAGGATCCGGTCAAGACCGCGCTGCTGATCGCCTCAACCGAATCGCTTGATGGCTTTGCCAGTGGTCTCAGCCAGATCGCCGTCGGCGAGGCCCCCGGCAGCCTGCCGGGCATCGAGGATCGCAAGGGCAGCCTGCCCCTGCCCGTCGAGGGCCGCATCCTGCGACGCGCCGGCGAGGCGGACGCAGCGGGCATCACCCGCCCCGGCATCGTCATGGCCGCCCCGCCCCGCGCGTTGGTCACCACGCCCGCCGCAGCGACGCTGCGTTATCATGGCCCCTTGCTGGACTACGGGAATGTCGCCATTCTAGAGCCCCAATCCGGGATTCTACTGGTCTTTGCCGGGATGGACGTGGTTTATGGGGAAATCGGGCAGGTCCTGCCCGGCGGCAGTCCGGTCGGCCTTATGGGCGGCCTCGGCGCTCCGGGTGGTCAGGCCGATGACGAAATTGTGCCCCCCGAGCTGCTGGAAGCAGCTACCGAGTGGACGCAAACCCTCTATATTGAGGTCAGACAGGGTGACACCGCCGTGGATCCCGCGCTGTGGTTCAAGACAGACAAGGATGAGTGA
- the rlmH gene encoding 23S rRNA (pseudouridine(1915)-N(3))-methyltransferase RlmH: MRLHICAVGRMRAGPERDLFDDYIQRADRTGRALGLGPATLHEVEDKKGGGPAAEAALLERALPQGAVRVALDERGKLLTSPRFARQIADWRDAGRGDLAFVIGGADGIDPVLRDTMDFSLSFGAMVWPHMLARVMLAEQIYRATTILAGGPYHRT; encoded by the coding sequence ATGCGTCTGCACATTTGCGCCGTAGGCCGGATGCGCGCCGGACCCGAGCGCGATCTCTTTGATGACTACATCCAGCGCGCCGATCGCACAGGCCGCGCGCTGGGTCTTGGTCCCGCGACCCTGCACGAGGTTGAGGACAAAAAGGGCGGTGGCCCCGCTGCTGAGGCTGCCCTGCTAGAGCGCGCCCTGCCCCAAGGCGCTGTGCGCGTCGCACTCGACGAGCGCGGCAAACTCCTGACATCTCCGCGATTCGCGCGCCAAATCGCCGATTGGCGCGATGCCGGGCGCGGCGATCTGGCCTTTGTCATTGGCGGGGCGGACGGGATCGACCCAGTGCTGCGCGACACCATGGATTTCAGCCTGTCGTTCGGCGCGATGGTCTGGCCGCACATGCTGGCCCGCGTCATGCTGGCCGAGCAGATCTACCGTGCCACGACCATCCTCGCGGGCGGGCCGTACCACCGGACGTGA
- a CDS encoding GntR family transcriptional regulator — protein MRLPASRVLSRQLKVSRNIVKNAYHDLRSHGYLSSAGTRGTFVRVHIAGRRNLEFGK, from the coding sequence ATGCGGTTACCTGCCTCGCGGGTGCTGAGCCGTCAGTTAAAGGTGTCCCGCAATATCGTGAAAAATGCCTATCACGACCTGAGGAGCCACGGTTATCTGTCGAGCGCCGGGACTAGGGGCACATTTGTGAGGGTCCATATTGCCGGACGCCGAAATCTCGAGTTTGGCAAATGA
- a CDS encoding I78 family peptidase inhibitor, with the protein MLRSPLAACLVVPVALTLAACQPTEANDPVLNQPSRDACGASAYSNRIGTSHTQYDFSAPNRPVRILGPDTAMTMDYRIDRLNVDTDNSGRITRIWCG; encoded by the coding sequence ATGCTACGTTCACCGCTCGCCGCCTGCCTTGTCGTACCCGTCGCTCTGACGCTGGCCGCCTGCCAGCCGACCGAGGCCAACGATCCGGTGTTGAACCAGCCCAGCCGCGACGCCTGCGGTGCCTCGGCCTATTCGAACCGCATCGGCACGTCTCACACGCAATATGACTTCAGCGCGCCGAACCGGCCTGTGCGTATTCTCGGACCTGATACAGCGATGACGATGGACTATCGAATCGACCGACTGAACGTCGACACCGACAACTCGGGCAGGATCACGCGCATCTGGTGCGGCTGA